One part of the Xanthocytophaga agilis genome encodes these proteins:
- a CDS encoding nitrate reductase associated protein, with protein MNDYFRFEADFIESMRCIPMGVRCKLDTCGIKLKLSEWNDFTKEERDQLFELPCFEENDIQAYREFLQKLVQKYTQSLPDDLAVDTHPAWLDSTQVPESLQEKVEALHTQISLEQWRALTPLQRFALIKLSKPSHESKNFPHALREFGFLS; from the coding sequence ATGAACGATTATTTTCGGTTTGAAGCTGACTTTATTGAATCCATGCGATGTATCCCTATGGGTGTTCGTTGTAAGCTGGACACTTGTGGTATAAAGCTAAAGTTGTCCGAATGGAATGATTTTACCAAAGAAGAAAGGGATCAACTGTTTGAACTACCTTGTTTTGAAGAAAACGATATCCAGGCATACCGGGAATTTCTGCAAAAACTTGTCCAGAAATATACTCAATCTTTACCAGATGATCTGGCTGTAGATACTCATCCTGCCTGGCTGGATAGTACACAAGTACCCGAAAGTTTACAGGAAAAAGTAGAGGCCTTACATACACAAATTTCATTGGAACAATGGCGTGCATTAACTCCTTTGCAACGCTTTGCCCTGATAAAGTTGAGCAAACCCAGCCACGAGAGCAAAAACTTTCCACATGCTTTGCGCGAATTTGGATTTCTTTCTTGA
- a CDS encoding M48 family metalloprotease, with product MFRSGKVRIFLALGIALFSLISYYMKRQDNPVTGETQHVDMTVDQEIALGLQSAPEMIQQYGGEYRNQQDQDRVERIGQKLVASSLPENQPYKFDFHLLADPQTINAFALPGGQIFITYALYSKLQSDDQLAGVLGHEIGHVVERHSAQQIAQQQLTQGLTGAAVIASYDPDNPTGSIGKAAMAALIANLVNMKYGRGDELESDRNGVFYMAKSGYNPEGMIGVMEILASAGGGRQPEFFSTHPNPENRVTHIREAIEELNQKAVMP from the coding sequence ATGTTTCGATCAGGCAAAGTTCGCATCTTTCTTGCATTAGGCATTGCCCTTTTTTCGCTGATAAGCTACTATATGAAAAGACAGGACAATCCTGTCACAGGCGAAACCCAACATGTAGATATGACTGTGGACCAGGAAATTGCTCTGGGCTTACAATCTGCACCCGAAATGATTCAACAATATGGAGGAGAGTACCGCAATCAGCAGGACCAGGATCGGGTAGAACGCATCGGGCAAAAATTGGTAGCCTCTTCTCTACCTGAAAATCAGCCTTATAAATTTGACTTCCACCTTTTGGCAGATCCACAAACTATTAATGCCTTTGCACTTCCTGGAGGCCAGATATTTATTACCTATGCGTTGTATAGCAAATTACAAAGTGATGATCAGTTGGCAGGTGTATTAGGGCATGAAATTGGGCATGTGGTAGAAAGGCACTCAGCACAGCAAATTGCACAGCAACAATTAACTCAAGGACTTACAGGAGCTGCAGTCATTGCCAGTTACGATCCGGATAATCCGACAGGGAGTATTGGTAAGGCAGCAATGGCAGCATTGATTGCCAATCTGGTAAATATGAAATATGGTCGCGGAGATGAACTGGAATCAGATAGAAATGGTGTCTTTTATATGGCAAAGTCAGGCTATAATCCAGAAGGAATGATAGGTGTTATGGAAATTCTGGCCTCTGCCGGAGGAGGTCGTCAACCTGAGTTCTTTAGTACACATCCTAATCCTGAAAATCGGGTTACCCATATCAGAGAAGCCATTGAAGAGCTTAATCAAAAGGCTGTAATGCCCTAA